One Ricinus communis isolate WT05 ecotype wild-type chromosome 7, ASM1957865v1, whole genome shotgun sequence genomic region harbors:
- the LOC125370565 gene encoding 30S ribosomal protein S14, chloroplastic-like: protein MARKSLIQREKKRQKLEQKYHLIRRSSKKEISKVPSLSDKWEIHGKLQSPPRNSAPTRLHRRCFRLEDRELTIETLDYPDTYFVKWFMHVCYRGNKIELIW from the exons ATGGCAagaaaaagtttgattcagcgGGAGAAGAAGAGGCAAAAATTGGAACAAAAATATCATTTGATTCGTCGATcctcaaaaaaagaaataagcaaAGTTCCGTCGTTGAGTGATAAATGGGAAATTCATGGAAAGTTACAATCCCCACCGCGAAATAGTGCACCGACACGTCTTCATCGACGCTGTTTTCGACTGGAAGACCGAGAGCTAACTATCGAGACTTTGGACTATCCGGACACATACTTCGTGAAATGGTTCATGCATGTTTGTTACCGGGGCAACAAGATCGAGTTG ATATGGTAG